A part of Solibacillus sp. FSL H8-0538 genomic DNA contains:
- a CDS encoding flagellar protein FliT, producing MSQVQQLLQVSARLYQHLSEIPHSDQRDAYIETINIMLDEREGIIYMLREEGFLVDTTNRAHTTLVELDKGIRERLSKVMDAVKHDMKDLQNQKKNEKQYMNPYSDVRVMDGMYYDKKK from the coding sequence ATGAGTCAAGTCCAACAGTTGTTACAAGTATCAGCTAGACTATATCAGCATCTATCAGAAATTCCACACAGTGATCAACGTGATGCATATATCGAAACTATCAATATAATGCTTGATGAACGCGAGGGTATTATATATATGCTTCGTGAAGAAGGCTTTCTGGTAGATACTACGAATCGTGCTCATACTACGCTAGTAGAGCTAGATAAAGGAATACGCGAACGTTTGTCAAAAGTAATGGATGCAGTAAAGCATGATATGAAAGACTTACAAAACCAAAAGAAAAATGAAAAACAGTATATGAATCCATACTCAGACGTCCGCGTAATGGACGGCATGTATTACGACAAGAAGAAGTAA
- the secA gene encoding preprotein translocase subunit SecA has protein sequence MLNILNKMFDFNKKELKKLEKIADQVEALAGKMEALSDEALQSKTAEFKERYLKGETVDQLLPEAFAVAREASRRVLGMYPFRVQIMGAASLNEGNISEMKTGEGKTLTSTMAVYLNALTGKGVHVVTVNEYLASRDATEMGELYNWLGLSVGLNLNSLSKEEKREAYAADITYSTNNELGFDYLRDNMVLYKEDCVQRPLHYAVIDEVDSILVDEARTPLIISGQAGKSAQLYVQSNAFVRMLNKDEDYNYEESTKGVTLTEAGIEKAERAFGIDNLFDLTHVRLNHAINQSLKAHASMHLDVDYVVQDGEIVIVDGFTGRLMKGRRYSDGLHQAIEAKEGLDIQNESMTMATITFQNYFRMYEKLAGMTGTAKTEEEEFRNIYNMNVVAIPTNKPIARDDRPDLIYASMAGKYKAVAEDIAERHKKGQPVLVGTVAIETSEIISDYLTKYKIPHNVLNAKNHEREAEIILNAGQKGAVTIATNMAGRGTDIKPGEGVLELGGLSVIGTERHESRRIDNQLRGRSGRQGNPGVTQFYLSLEDELMRRFGSDNMKSMMTKLGMDDTQPIQSRMVSRAVESAQKRVEGNNFDARKRLLQYDDVLRQQREIIYRERFEVLDTENMRALVESMIQQAIENAVALHTQGEQADWTLNALEDYIAANLLEEGVITAAELEGKTVDEMVEFIFAAVLVRYNEKEELMTPERMREFEKVILLRSIDTKWIDHIDAMDQLRQGIHLRAYGQNDPLREYQQEGFAMFEDMVASVREDVAKYAMKAEIRSNLQREEVAKGQAVNPKEEGTAKPKKLPARKAENIGRNDPCPCGSGKKFKNCHGVGQ, from the coding sequence ATGCTAAACATATTAAATAAAATGTTTGACTTTAATAAAAAAGAATTAAAAAAGCTTGAGAAGATTGCCGATCAAGTAGAAGCATTAGCTGGCAAAATGGAGGCGCTTTCGGATGAAGCACTTCAATCAAAAACTGCTGAATTTAAAGAACGCTACTTAAAAGGTGAAACAGTCGATCAGCTTTTACCTGAAGCATTTGCTGTTGCGCGTGAGGCATCACGCCGCGTACTAGGGATGTATCCATTCCGCGTCCAAATTATGGGGGCAGCTTCTTTAAATGAAGGTAATATTTCTGAAATGAAAACCGGTGAAGGTAAAACGTTAACTTCTACTATGGCCGTTTATTTAAATGCGTTAACGGGTAAAGGCGTGCACGTTGTAACAGTCAATGAATACTTAGCAAGTCGTGACGCAACGGAGATGGGTGAGCTGTATAACTGGTTAGGCTTATCGGTTGGCCTCAACTTAAATAGCTTATCGAAGGAAGAAAAGCGCGAGGCGTATGCTGCAGATATTACGTATTCAACAAACAATGAACTTGGCTTTGATTATTTACGTGATAATATGGTGCTTTATAAAGAGGACTGCGTACAGCGTCCACTTCACTATGCCGTAATTGATGAAGTCGATTCGATTTTAGTGGATGAAGCGCGTACACCGCTTATTATTTCAGGACAAGCGGGTAAATCAGCGCAACTTTATGTGCAATCAAATGCATTTGTGCGCATGTTAAACAAAGACGAAGACTATAATTATGAAGAGTCTACAAAAGGCGTTACATTAACGGAAGCGGGGATCGAAAAGGCAGAGCGTGCGTTTGGCATAGACAACTTATTCGATTTAACGCATGTTCGTTTAAACCATGCCATTAACCAATCATTAAAAGCGCATGCTTCTATGCATTTAGATGTAGATTATGTGGTACAGGACGGCGAGATTGTAATCGTCGACGGCTTTACGGGTCGTTTAATGAAAGGTCGTCGCTATTCTGATGGCCTTCACCAAGCGATTGAAGCAAAAGAAGGCTTAGACATCCAAAATGAATCGATGACAATGGCAACAATTACGTTCCAAAACTACTTCCGTATGTATGAAAAGCTTGCTGGTATGACGGGTACTGCGAAAACGGAAGAAGAGGAATTCCGTAATATTTACAATATGAATGTTGTTGCAATTCCAACGAACAAGCCGATTGCGCGTGATGACCGACCAGATTTAATTTATGCATCAATGGCTGGGAAGTATAAAGCCGTGGCGGAAGATATTGCTGAACGTCATAAAAAAGGACAACCTGTATTAGTGGGTACGGTAGCAATTGAAACGTCTGAAATCATTTCGGACTACTTAACTAAATACAAAATACCCCATAACGTATTAAATGCGAAAAACCATGAACGCGAAGCTGAAATTATTTTAAATGCTGGTCAAAAGGGTGCGGTAACAATCGCAACAAACATGGCTGGTCGTGGTACGGATATTAAACCAGGTGAAGGCGTATTAGAGCTAGGCGGTTTATCTGTTATAGGTACCGAGCGTCATGAATCTCGTCGTATTGATAACCAGTTACGTGGTCGTTCTGGACGTCAAGGGAATCCCGGGGTAACGCAATTCTATCTGTCACTTGAAGATGAGTTAATGCGTCGTTTCGGCTCTGACAACATGAAATCAATGATGACGAAGCTTGGCATGGACGATACACAGCCAATCCAGTCAAGAATGGTTTCTCGTGCAGTGGAATCTGCGCAAAAACGTGTTGAAGGTAATAACTTTGATGCACGTAAACGCTTATTACAATACGACGATGTATTACGTCAGCAACGTGAAATTATTTATAGAGAGCGCTTTGAAGTACTCGACACTGAAAATATGCGTGCATTAGTTGAGTCAATGATTCAGCAAGCGATTGAAAATGCAGTAGCGCTTCATACGCAAGGCGAGCAAGCAGACTGGACTTTAAATGCGCTTGAAGATTATATAGCAGCAAATCTTTTAGAAGAAGGCGTAATCACTGCAGCGGAATTAGAAGGTAAAACGGTGGATGAAATGGTTGAATTCATTTTCGCTGCGGTACTAGTTCGCTACAATGAGAAGGAAGAATTGATGACTCCTGAACGTATGCGCGAGTTCGAAAAAGTTATTTTACTCCGTTCAATTGATACGAAGTGGATTGACCATATCGATGCAATGGATCAGCTACGTCAAGGGATTCACCTACGTGCTTACGGCCAAAATGACCCGCTACGCGAATACCAACAAGAAGGCTTCGCAATGTTCGAGGATATGGTGGCATCGGTACGTGAAGATGTAGCGAAATATGCAATGAAGGCTGAAATCCGTAGTAATCTTCAACGTGAAGAGGTCGCAAAAGGTCAAGCTGTGAATCCAAAAGAAGAAGGCACTGCGAAACCGAAAAAGCTACCAGCACGCAAAGCCGAAAACATCGGTCGTAACGATCCATGTCCATGCGGTAGCGGCAAGAAGTTCAAAAACTGTCACGGAGTTGGGCAGTAA
- the prfB gene encoding peptide chain release factor 2 (programmed frameshift) codes for MIELADVRNTLENTATKLADFRGSLDLENKEARIQELDEMMLEPNFWNDQQGAQVVINEANGIKAIVNEYNDLLSTQENLEMTLELLREEPDEELQEELGNELVEFKAKVADFELQMLLSEPYDRNNAILELHPGAGGTESQDWGSMLLRMYTRWAEKRGFKVTTMDYLPGDEAGIKSVTLSITGHNVYGYLKAEKGVHRLVRISPFDSSGRRHTSFVSCEVMPEFNDEIEIEIRTEDLKIDTYRATGAGGQHINTTDSAVRITHTPTGTVVQCQAERSQIKNREKCMKLLQAKLYQLEIEKQQAQLDEIRGDQKEIGWGSQIRSYVFHPYSMVKDHRTNEETGNVNAVMDGDLDAFINAYLRSRIAN; via the exons ATGATTGAATTAGCAGATGTAAGAAACACATTGGAAAATACAGCTACGAAACTAGCGGACTTTAGGGGGTCTCTT GACTTAGAAAACAAAGAGGCACGTATACAAGAGCTTGATGAAATGATGCTGGAGCCGAACTTTTGGAATGATCAGCAAGGTGCGCAAGTAGTTATTAATGAAGCAAATGGCATTAAAGCTATAGTGAATGAGTATAACGATTTATTATCAACACAGGAAAATCTTGAAATGACACTGGAGCTTTTACGTGAAGAACCAGACGAGGAATTACAAGAGGAGCTGGGCAATGAGCTTGTAGAATTCAAAGCGAAAGTGGCTGATTTTGAGCTGCAGATGCTGTTATCAGAACCATATGACCGCAACAATGCGATTTTAGAGCTTCATCCAGGTGCGGGCGGTACGGAATCTCAGGATTGGGGTTCAATGCTGCTGCGTATGTATACGCGCTGGGCGGAGAAACGCGGTTTTAAAGTGACGACAATGGATTACCTACCAGGTGATGAAGCGGGAATTAAATCTGTAACACTATCAATTACTGGTCATAATGTATACGGCTATTTAAAAGCGGAAAAAGGCGTTCACCGTCTTGTTCGTATTTCGCCATTTGATTCATCGGGTCGTCGTCATACGTCATTTGTTTCTTGTGAAGTAATGCCGGAATTCAATGATGAAATTGAGATTGAAATCCGTACAGAAGATTTAAAAATTGATACGTACCGTGCAACGGGTGCGGGTGGTCAGCATATTAATACGACGGACTCAGCTGTTCGTATTACGCATACCCCAACTGGCACAGTCGTTCAATGTCAGGCGGAACGTTCTCAAATTAAAAACCGTGAAAAATGTATGAAATTGCTACAAGCAAAGCTCTATCAACTAGAAATTGAAAAACAACAGGCACAACTAGATGAGATTCGTGGGGATCAAAAGGAAATCGGTTGGGGTTCTCAAATCCGTTCTTATGTATTCCATCCGTATTCAATGGTGAAAGATCACCGTACAAATGAAGAAACAGGGAATGTTAATGCAGTGATGGATGGGGATTTAGATGCATTCATTAACGCCTATTTACGTTCTCGCATTGCCAATTAA
- the hpf gene encoding ribosome hibernation-promoting factor, HPF/YfiA family, whose translation MLNFNIRGENIEVTPAIRDYVEGKIEKIERYFNEDVNANANVNLKVYNDRQTKVEVTIPMKNVTLRAEERHNDMYAAIDLIVDKLERQIRKHKTKVNRKFREREGVGLYFANVSQTGVATEATEEEYTVVRTKQFDLKPMDEEEAILQMNMLGHDFYIFTDAESESTNIVYKRKDGKYGLIETN comes from the coding sequence ATGCTAAATTTTAACATTCGTGGTGAGAACATTGAGGTAACTCCAGCGATTCGCGACTACGTTGAAGGTAAAATTGAAAAAATTGAACGCTACTTCAACGAAGATGTTAACGCAAACGCTAACGTAAATTTAAAGGTTTATAATGATAGACAAACAAAAGTGGAAGTAACAATTCCAATGAAAAATGTAACGCTACGTGCAGAAGAACGTCATAACGATATGTATGCTGCCATTGACTTAATTGTAGATAAGCTTGAGCGTCAAATTCGTAAGCACAAAACAAAGGTGAATCGTAAATTCCGTGAGCGCGAAGGAGTGGGTCTTTACTTTGCTAATGTCTCACAAACAGGAGTGGCAACGGAAGCAACGGAAGAAGAATACACGGTTGTTCGTACAAAGCAGTTTGACCTAAAACCAATGGACGAAGAAGAAGCAATTCTTCAAATGAACATGCTAGGTCACGATTTCTACATTTTCACAGATGCAGAATCAGAAAGCACAAACATTGTGTACAAACGTAAAGATGGTAAATACGGGTTGATTGAAACGAATTAA
- a CDS encoding PilZ domain-containing protein encodes MLFKRKEGFRFAFGEPVPANFVILVNGKPVDIEQSINPCQILDISPRGIKMFTEVDIGEHMNKLLQLEVIFVLDVTTIRAVGEIVWSRPYGRGKHYGLIFDNQPLIEGLIISELKMRRKKEIKRGKVGK; translated from the coding sequence ATGCTGTTTAAACGTAAAGAGGGTTTTCGCTTTGCTTTTGGTGAACCGGTACCAGCAAATTTTGTAATACTCGTAAACGGAAAGCCAGTTGATATTGAACAATCGATTAATCCTTGCCAAATTTTAGATATAAGTCCAAGAGGCATAAAAATGTTTACGGAAGTAGATATTGGTGAACATATGAATAAGCTGCTACAACTAGAAGTTATTTTTGTTTTAGATGTAACAACAATTCGGGCAGTTGGTGAAATCGTTTGGTCAAGACCCTATGGCCGCGGCAAACATTACGGACTGATTTTTGACAATCAACCACTTATTGAAGGATTAATTATAAGTGAGCTTAAAATGCGTCGCAAAAAAGAAATCAAGCGTGGGAAAGTTGGTAAATAA
- a CDS encoding IDEAL domain-containing protein, protein MDKYYSYTDFLRAVGQYPRENQCEKLLNDIYLDLFLNRIQRLYRIEQLEKLIDGSLDQRNKAAFLSHTLELKELLETASQ, encoded by the coding sequence ATGGATAAATATTATTCGTACACAGATTTTCTACGTGCAGTAGGGCAGTACCCTCGCGAGAATCAATGTGAGAAGCTGTTGAACGACATTTATTTAGATTTGTTTTTAAATCGTATACAACGATTGTACCGAATTGAACAATTGGAAAAGCTCATCGATGGGTCATTGGATCAAAGAAACAAGGCGGCATTTCTGTCTCATACGCTGGAATTAAAAGAGTTGCTAGAAACAGCTTCACAATAA
- the fliS gene encoding flagellar export chaperone FliS codes for MAAQTSAFNAYKQNSVTTASPGELTLMLYNGCLKFLTKAKKAIEEQDIQEKNLNLQKSQAIIAELMSTLNMDMEISKQMMPLYEYINRRLIEANLKNDVAIIVEVEGLVSEFRDTWKEVLRITRQKQYGNTQQI; via the coding sequence TTGGCAGCACAAACTTCCGCATTTAATGCTTATAAACAAAATAGTGTTACGACAGCATCGCCAGGTGAGCTAACATTAATGCTATACAATGGCTGTTTGAAGTTTTTAACAAAAGCGAAAAAGGCGATTGAAGAGCAAGATATACAAGAGAAAAACTTAAATCTACAAAAGTCACAAGCAATTATTGCTGAACTCATGTCAACACTAAATATGGATATGGAAATTTCTAAGCAAATGATGCCTCTATATGAGTATATTAACCGACGCTTAATTGAAGCGAACTTAAAAAATGATGTAGCCATTATTGTAGAAGTTGAAGGTTTAGTATCGGAATTCCGTGACACATGGAAGGAAGTTCTACGTATTACACGTCAAAAACAATATGGTAATACTCAACAAATTTAA
- a CDS encoding competence protein ComK, whose product MNKDFRYVTSYIASNTTFLLRSITANGKTHTIIHDKQGKVKFAQKPIKIVRATCRIHGTTFEAAQKMAKLFFGDNRHKLPIMISIDYGNPCVFFPLFSPHSTSNIWVNLQSITNIVERGDETIITLTDMSEEVLPIHYKSFNQQYVRAMMFYKHLILNRGFHR is encoded by the coding sequence ATGAACAAAGACTTTAGGTACGTAACTAGCTACATCGCATCCAACACAACATTTTTGTTACGTTCTATAACAGCAAACGGAAAAACTCACACAATAATTCACGACAAGCAAGGGAAGGTAAAATTTGCGCAAAAGCCTATAAAAATTGTGCGCGCGACTTGTAGAATTCACGGAACAACATTCGAGGCAGCTCAAAAGATGGCAAAATTATTTTTTGGCGATAACAGGCATAAGCTACCGATTATGATTTCAATCGATTATGGCAATCCATGCGTATTTTTCCCGCTATTTTCACCACATTCTACCTCTAATATTTGGGTTAATTTACAGTCAATCACTAATATTGTTGAACGTGGCGACGAAACGATTATTACCTTAACGGATATGTCTGAGGAAGTGCTTCCTATTCATTATAAATCATTCAACCAACAGTACGTACGTGCCATGATGTTCTATAAGCATTTAATACTTAACCGCGGCTTCCATCGCTAA